CGAGAGTCGTTAACCAAGAAGCCGCCCAAAGGCATGCGGCAGCTCATGAGACGCATCGAGGAATACAAACGATTAGAAGATGACCAGCTGCAGAGCAAAGGCAAGGCGCCGATGATAAATCGTCCCCGGCAGATAGGTTTCCCCTTCAGACCTCGTGGGGGTCTGGCAATTCAAGAGTCGGCCGCACAGATGGGAGAAGTGAACGTGACATTTAAGGAACTGGTACACAGGATTCTTGACCGGATCAAACACGAGCCGTATTTTcgatggccaaacaagatgggagCGGACCCATCCCGAAGGAATCAGAATCTGTACTGCATTTATTACCGAGACAAGGGTCACACCACCGAATGGTGCCGGGTATTAAAGGATCATCTCAGGTAACTAACCAAGGCCGGGCACTTAAAGGATTTCGTGCTAGATTTGGGGGACAGAGTTATAGGGCAAGATACCCGACAAAAGGGAAACCCTCTCCTACCCCCTATGGGGGTAATTGAAGTAATCCATGTTGCGCTTGAGAAGCTCATTGTAGGAAGGAGGAAAGGAGTGTTGACAGTGGTACCGGTAGAAGGTAACCCGAGTCTACAGTCGTCGGGTAAGAAGATGAAGTTTGCATGGGAGCCCGTCTCATTTGACGATGAAGATTTGGAGGGGACGATTCAGCCACATGATGATGCATTAGTGGTCACAGCCCGGATAAACGACTTCTTAGTAAAAAGGGTGATGATAGACCAGGGAAGTGGGGCCGACGTGATGTACCCTGATCTGTTCAAGGGACTCAGTCTAAAGAAGAAGGACCTTATGAAGTACACTTCACCCTTGGTTGGGTTTGATGGCAAAGTAGTGATTCCTGAGGGGCAAATCTCCCTCCCCATGATTATGGGAGGGAAAGAGGTATCTGTGACATTCACAATAGTAAGTTCATTTTCCCCGTATACTGCCATCCTGGAAAGACCATGGATCCATTCAATGAGGGCCGTCCCATCAACACTACATGTAAAGATTAAATTCCCAGCCGAGCGAGGTGCCATTGTAATAAAAGGAGACCAGCAAGCGGCCAAAAAGTGTCTTACTGCCGTAGTGAACTGAAAGCGGGGGAATCAGGTCAGTCAGGGAGAAATCACCGGACAACAGGTTGGAGACGAGGAGATTGGGCGGCCCGAACAGGGGCGTGTTGAACAAGAAGATACGTCACGGAAAGACCCATTATAGTAATTAAAGGAGCCCCGAGAAGGGATGGGGGCTGGCTGCGCTAAGGAGTTAGTAAAGGTAAAAATACTACCGGAcactaataaatattttcaggtCGTAGTAAGCATGAGTTGCGAGGAAAGAGTCCAAGTATTACTGTTCCTGGTTCAAAACATAAATGTTTTCGCTTGGGATCCTTATGAAGTTCTCGGGGTTGATCCCGGGTTTATTATCCACAAACTTAATGTAGACCCCTCATATCCCCCGAAGAAGCAGAAGCCGAGAAGGTTGGCTAAATACCATGTTGAGGCAGTAAGACAGGAGGTAGAGAAGCTAAAGGAGGACGGACAATAAAGGAGACCTTTTTCTCGGAAGAAGAACGGCAAATGGAgggtttgtgtggatttcatgGATTTGAACCgagcatgcccaaaggacccgtTTCCCATGCCAAAGATTGATTAATTAGTGAACGCCACTTACGgacacccgaggatgagcttcctggatgctTTCCAAGGGTACCATCAGATTGCCCTGGCTAGTGAAGACCAGGAAAAAACGGCGTTCATATCCCCCGATGCTAATTATCATTATACCGTGATGCTTTTTAGGCTAAAGAATGCCGGGGCGACCTACCAGCGGATGATGACGAGGATGTTTCAGGATAAAATTGGGCATACGGTCGAAGTGTATATCgacgatatggtggtaaaaagtaAGTAAGAGGTCCGACATGTAGAGGATCTCCGAGGAGTGTTCGAGGTGTTGTGAAAGCACAGATTGCGTCTTAATGAAGaaaaatgtgcctttggagtggGGGCTGGCAAATTTTTGGGGTACTTGATCACCAAGGGGATAGAGGTCAATTCCGACCAAATAAAGGCCATGAAGCATCTCCGGTTGCCGAGCAACCCGAAAGAAGTACAGGTGTTGACCGAGATGCTTACCGCTCTCAACCGGTtcatctcaaaattttcaaatcgcTGCCATCCATTTTATCAGCttttgaagaagtggaaggggtttcggTGGGATGATGAATGTGGAAAGGCTTTCTAGAACCTTAAGGAGTACTTAGTGCAAGCACTGATGTTGAGTGCACCAGAGCCCGGAGAGGAATTGTTCATGTACCTCTAGGTATCCGAACATGATATAAGTGCTGTGCTTTTAAGGGACCAGGGAGTACAACAGCCCGTGTATTATATCAGTAAGACTCTAGTTGACGCCAAGACCAGGTATTTGCCCTTGGAGAAATTGGTGTTGGCCCTAGTGCATGCTACCAGGAAATTACCTTAGTACTTCCAAGCTCATACCGTATATGTGTTGACCGAACATCTCCTACAGTCATTGTTAAAGAGATTCGATCTCACGAGGTGAATAGCTAAATGGGGGACACGGCTCGGGGCATTCGATGTGAGGTATAAGCCGAGAAGTGCAGTAAAGGGGCAGGTATTAGCAGATTTTGTAGCAGAATTCTATCCTAAAAGGGAGATGGTCTGTCAGGTGGAGCACTGCTCGTGGGAGGTACATGTGGATGGGGCTTCCAGCGCAAAAGGCGTCGGAGTCAAGGTAGTCATAATCACCTCAGAGGGAATTCTCTTGGAGCATTCATTCAGGTTGGGGTTTAATGCCTCTAACAACGAGGTAGAGTATGAAGCTTTGCTTGTCGGACTGAGGGCAATTTCACGGTTAGAAGCTCAGGATGTAGAGGTTTATTCGGATTCAAGGCTCATAGTCAACCAGGTGCAGGGGAGCTTTGAGGCTCGAGATCCTTGGATGAAAGCATACTTAAACTTAGTGAAGCAAGTCATGGACGACTTTTGTATGGTGAAGGTGATTCAAGTGGCCCGAGCACAGAACAGACATGCTGACTCTCTCACCACTCTGGCATCGTCAATTGCCAAGGATATTCCCCGGCTTATCAGAGTGGAACTCATCCCCGAGCCCAGGATTAAGGTGGCAAGAAATGAGGGGACCGCGAAAGTCAAAGTCACAACAGTCGCAACACTTGGATCGAACTGGATGGACCCCATCATAAATTTCTTAGCCGATGACCGAATTCCGGATGATGAGAAAGAGGCCAACAAGGTCCGCAGGGTGGCTGCCTGGTATTGGTTGTCCGGGGACCGGAAACTCTATCGTAGGTCACTCGGAGGGCCATATCTGTCATGCTTACACCCAGAGAAAGTTGGCCAACTCCTGGCCGAGTTGCATGAAGGGGTATGCGGCAACTATGTAGGGGACGGTCACTGGCACACCGGGCAATGACTCAGGGATTTTGGTGGCCCCAGATGTAGAAGGACGCCGCGGAATACATTCGGAAGTATGAGCAGTGTTAGAAGCACGCCCCTTTGATATACCGACCTGCCGAGCATTTGAACCCGATTAGCAGTCCTTCGCCCTTCAcacaatgggggctggacataCTCGGGTCATTTCCCCGAGCAGTGGGCAATCGAAGATTCGTGTTGGTAGTCgttgattacttcaccaaatgggcaGAGGCAGAGGCTTTGGCCAATATCtgggacgtagatgtgaagaaatTCGTATGGAAGAATATAATCACCAGGTTCGGGGTCTCGGACTCCCTTATATCGGATAACGGGCTGCAATTTGACAGCCGAGGTTTTCACGAATTTTGCAGCAATCTTGGCATCAGGAACAAGTACTCTACTCCGGCATATCCCCAGGGCAATGGCCAGGCtgaggccgtgaacaaggtaATCGTGAAGGGCTTGAAGCGAAGGCTGGAAGGAGCGAAGGGCAACTAGGCTAAAGAACTACCCAATGTTTTGTGAGCATACCGGACAACTCCTCGAAGATCCACGGGTGAAACCCCATTCTCTCTCACTTACAGGGCTGAAGCCGTGATACCAGCCGAGGTCAACTTATGTAGCGCACGAGTTTCAAAATTCAATATGAAATAGAACGAAGGTCAGCTGACGGAGGGCCTAGATTTACTTGAAGAATATTGAGAAGCAGCTACCATAAGGCTAGCAGAGTATCAACAAAAGCTTGCCCGACGCTACAACCGAGGTGTAAGGGTGAGAGAATTCAGTGCCAGAGACCTGGTACTGAGAAGGGCAATAGGAAGCATGCGAGATACAAATGCCGAGAAGCTAGCCCAAACTTGGGAAGGTTCGTACAGAGTTACAGCCATTGCAGGTGTGGGGGCGTATTATCTTGAAGACATGAACGAAGTACCATTGCCTCGACCTTGGAATGCTTACAATCTTAAGAAGTTTTATCATTGACCATCCATGCATGAAAAAAAGTACATTGTACTGACTCATATGATAAAGATGCAACCAGTTCGTTCTTGTCGAGCAAATTCTTTTTGTTCACTATGCCCGGTTGATGGACAAGGGGGAAGCTAAGGAAATTCAAGCAGCTAAAAAACTTCTCTAAGGATAGAAGCTTGCTTCTCGGTTCGTACtctatcaccgagcaggtggaaaccttactaaAACTCTTAAGGATAGAAGCCTGCTTCCCGGTTCGATgcctatcaccgagcaggtggaaaccttactcaaacttttctaaggacagaagcttGCTTCTTGGTTCGATgcctatcaccgagcaggtggaaaccttactaaAAATCTTAAGGACAAAAGCCTACTTCTCGGTTCGATGcttatcaccgagcaggtggaaatcTTACTCAAacttttctaaggacagaagcctgcttctcggttcgatgcctatcaccgagcaggtggaaaccttactaaAACATTTCTAAGGATagaagcctgcttctcggttcgatgCCTATCAccaagcaggtggaaacctCACTTAAAACATTTATAAAGGTTtaagcctgcttctcggttcgatcccCATCACCGAGTAGGTAGAAAACTTACTCGAAATTCCGAAGAGCATAATCCGACTTCTCGGTTCAACCCCTATCACCCAACGAGGGAAAACCGCACATGCATTTACGAAAACTTTGAAACATACACAAGAAGGATAAAATATACATGCATTATCACAATTGATCATCAAATaacacaaatcaaaatcaagcatGATAAATCAATTTTGTCATCACCAAAACCCGGTGATATTGAGATTCAAATTCAGAAATCGAGCAAACTGTTTAAAACCAAGAAATAATTGTTTAGTCGCCATAGCCCGGTGACATGGGTAAACCAACtcgaaattaaataaaaactgtaaaaataaaagcaaatagAAGAAAAGTAAAGCAGATTCGGCAATTAGGAGGAAAGATCCACGGGTTGCATCTCGGAGGTCATCTCGGCCGAATGGTGCTCGGGTACGGGAGGCTGGGAATGAACATCTTCACCATGAAGGCCTTCAGTGGGAGGGTTGCTGGTTACTTCTGTCCCGATTATCTCCACGTGGGCATCAATCTACTCCATCAGCTCCCTCAAGCTATCTGTCTCCTCCTCTTCGTTTGGACAGGCTGGGTTCTGAGCGGTAGGGGCAGAGACTGGAACAGGGATCTGACCAGGGTCCCTAAGAGGGGAGTCCTCGGGCACTCCTAGGGCCTGTAGAGCAACCATCCAGCCTTCCTGGAAAGATAGTTACCAAGCTTGCATTACCACCAGCTCCACACCCTTCTCTGCGTCGGCAAACCCTTCATCATACCACTTACTCTCACAAGCTTTAAGGGCCACCCGCAGATCAGCAACTTCTTCGGACAAAGTGGAGTTCAAGCTCGCTGTTTCGGCCAACTTCACTTCCGTTTCATTCTACCGTGTCACCAGCTACGCCGATCTTTTCTCTGCCGAAGCCTGGGATTTCTCCGCAGTAGCAGCCCTCTTCTCGGTAGATtcagcagttttttttttctccttagcCGTTTTCACAGCCTCTTCCTTACCAGCTTTCTCCTTATCAACCACCTCGGTAAGATCCTTCACCCTCTCATTCAGTATATGGGCTAGCTGGGCGGCCTGTTAAAGACAATGTTATTCATGCACGACAACTTGAAGTTACAatgaacacaaaaaatataaggaCGTGCACAGAAGGAAAATGATACTAATAAGAGTGCAAAGGAAGAGGACTTACCGCGATGGTGTGCCATTGGAGTCTTCTCCCCATGGACTCATCGATCCCATCAGCAAATGCGCTCACATCCTCGGGTAGGAGGAGATCGTGGACCAAGCTTTGGGTAACATGGCCACCTTCACCCTTCTCCCATGCCCGGATGCTTGCATTAGCCGGGAGGGGCGTGCCGTCTAGCTCGTACGTTGGTTGCCACAGCTGCGCCGGTCTGGAGGATGAGGCCACATTTGTTCCAACCTAGGCCGGCGGCTCCCGGATGCTGATACCCCAAGAAGGTTGAAAGGGAGTTTGGACTTGACCCTCTCCCGGGCCGGTGAAGGATTGATCGGCAAGCCTTTGCCTCTTGCGTTGTCGCTTGGGAGCAGGGGGAGGCGGAGGATGAGCGGGAGGAGCCGGGACACGCCCTTGAGGTGGAGGTTGCTGCTAAACGGCCTAGCTTGCCCCAGGAATGAAACGGCTGACAGTCAAGGTCTTTCTGGTCACCATGTCTTCGGAAGCAGAATGTGTCCTGGAAGAGTCACTAGACTCCGCAGCTTCTTGCGCGGCTACTTGAATTGGATTCGCAGGTTCGGCTGGTATGGCTTCATGCTGAACAGCCTCGTGAGTACGTTCCTGGAGATGTCTGGATGCTGCTTTGGCTGATTCGTCCCTTATAGGTGCGAGTTCTTCCGAACAAGTATACCGCGGGCCGAGGTCTCGGGCTTCGCCTACAGTAATGCTGGGGGAGAGGAAGTTTGCGTGCCGAACATCTATGTAAGAAAGAAGTGGGCTATCTACAATGAGGGCTTGGCTGAAAGGTTGCCAAGTGGAGTACACTAGGTCCACACCGAGAATGAGGTGAGACGCGCAAAGTTGACTGTCCCGATGCACGAAGATCTCGGACCTTAGTACAAAATTCAGGTCCCAGACGTGAACTGTTCTGATATCCTGAGTGAACACTGAACCGGCTgcagcaaaaagaaaacaaatcagGGTTAGAGTAAATAAAGTATTTACAAATTTAGGAAACATGAGGAATTAAAAGTTAGGACGAACCAACTTCGCGCCGTGACAAAGGGGGAAGGATGTCATCAATAAACCAATTGTCGCGCACTTGGATATATTCCCCGGCGGAATTCCTATTAAAGTCCTGCAAACAAGAAATCAGCCGTACCCTGTTATCTTTAGTCTTTAAGTAGTAATTTGATTTATTCTTTCCATAAAGGCTGTACATGTGGTTTATGTCGTGGTGGTCTAATTGCAAGCTGAACGTTTGGTTCAGCCTACCCACACAACTCAatacccggtaaaagttgggggggAGTTGGTCGACACTCAATCCGTAGTATCTAAGGGTGTTAAGTAGAAGCGGGTCTATGGGAAACCTGCCCCCGCCTTTTAGGACAAACATCAACGGGAAAAAGGTCGTGCCTCCCCCTCTGTGGAGGGCGATTTCACTTTCGTGGCAATAAGCCAACTCCACATCATCAGAGACGCTAAAGGCTTGCCTAAAGGCGGCTAAGGGCGCTCCGGCATTCAAGAGGTAAGCAAAACCTATCTTAACACTAGAAATTAAAGAGTGCTCTGGGGAgggaaataaaaacaaaggaaaggGGAAGAAGACTTACTTCTGGCTCTAAGGGAGAGGAGGATTTTGGGTTAGTGGACTAGAGCGCAGGAGAATGCTCGGCAGAGAGAAATTTCGGAGTAGTAAAGagtgaaaagtgagaaaatgaaTTAAGATGAACTACTTATAGGAGCCAAGGAAAGCATCAGTTAGTGTACAAAAAGTAACATTAATTAGCAATGATGAAGTAAAAAGGGAGTGACCTTAGAGATGCCCAGAGCAATCCACACGCGCGCCTCGGTTTGTGAACCGCCAGGTAATAATGATCGTAGAACCACAGGGTCTGAAGCGACGCGTCTTTTGAAGAACGCATTTATGGACCGCTGTAACCACCCAAGCACATCCGTTGGACTTCTCGGGCAAAACATTGCCTCTCTGACTCCTTGATTCGTCCCCCGAGGCCGAGGacgaatcaagggggggctattgtatgGCACCTAACGTCCAAGTTcatattgggccttggaccaTGAATCAATGATATAGGCCAAGGGTCCAACCTTCACATCAACAAGAGCCTCGGCCCAAACCCACAAATAACTACCAATCTGAACTGAGTGTTGTCCGAACACTTAAAAGACGGACTGCGTACGTCCCGCTCACAGGATGCTCGGGAAATCGTTTCCGGGCACTATGTACATGCTCGATCACATTGCCCGGTCACATCGCCATTTAAGCGCCCAGCAGAACCTTAGGAAACTTCGCTGCCGAACACATTTACTGAAGTGGGAACTGTACCCAAAGCCACTCATACCTAAAAATCCCTTTAAGTTCATCGACATTGGACCTTTCTTTGCACTAAAGGAGAAGATAATGATAATCACCCCATTAACAAAgactataaataggagaaacgAATGGATAGTTGGGGGATGCAATTctgaggaaagaaaagagtgagTAAGCTAGAGAGGAGATAACattgagaaaaagagaaaagtgatctCATTGGGTCCCTTAGCCTAGGACAACCCAAGGTAGGATACCCAGACCCACcagataaataaattgtgagcccaaatagTGGTTTGACCCAGCGAGCCCGTCTTTGGAGCCTATAgctactattttattttgtttctcaactTAGTTGGGATGAAATCATTTGATATCTTACCATTTAAATGCCATTTGGTTTGATTATTTGTCTTGGTTTGATAAATTGAGTGTAGTGCTATTTTAAATTGTAACCAAATatcaaggaaaatattttaatattttatgttgttttctcttttctagtGAAATTATGATTTATTTGCTGTTGTTCTAATGGGTTAATGATGCAGATTAGTTAAgggaaaagaaattattttaatattttatgttgttttctcttttctagtggaattaggatttatttgtGCCTTTTCATGTtcaattaaaattcttttttctagtgtaattaagattttaattgtttttcttttccctcaACCAATCTACATCAGTTAGGTTTTATTTCAATCCGATCATAGGGGGAAAAACCCCTCATCCCGACACATGCACACCCGACACCCAACTACAAAATATCAATCCATCGGATCTGACACCATTACATTAACAATTGTTTGTTTTGGGCaagtaataagtaataaccaaaacctttttttgcaagaaggtataattaaaaaaatagttactaCTTTTGCACACCGAAAAAAAGTGCAAATTCATTATCTAAGTTATAACTTATACAACAGACACAAGACTACAATTTATCGTAATGCTCAACAATCTAAAGGCGAACAGGTTCACCCGTGTCCAATCCCAATCTTTGAAGACATACATGAATGATTACAATTCATCATAATGATCAACAAGCTTGAGGCCCCAGCTCATGTCCTCACAATGCCTCACATGGGGTACAATTTTACCTGTGTCAACCCCGACCTTTGCCTTGCAGTCATAGAAGGGAGGTGCATGGAAGCAAGGTTCCATTGACATGGCTCGACGACAAGGTGGGTCGGGGGCAGTCCCATTCTCAGGCTTGTATAGTATCCATGGCTTTAACCCTCCAAGACCTTGAGCCACATACCCGAAAGTTGACCATGAGCTTGTGACCAACATATCAGTCATGCTCAGTAAGTACATCTCTGCCCATGCCTTCCGGTTGTGCACTAGCTTCTCTGTTTGTTGATACTCTTCATGGCTCGGCTGGAAAATGCCAACCACCTCACCGGTTACAGTTGGATGTTCCCAATAAATATCTCTAATCTTTTCAGAGTACCCGGAGCTTAATGATGTCATCAGAACAGCTTTAGACTTCTGAGTTCCTTTGGATGTGCTGATAATGTGTTGCTCTCTGTTGATTTCTGGCAAAAGATTCTCCTTTATGGTACAAGCTAGGATTTGGTCAAGTACATGCTGAAATGGACCAGTCCCAACATCAAAGACCCTGATCTGAATGCCTATTCTTTCATGTGCTCTAGCTAAATAGGCTTCATAGTATCTGGTAATAAGTCCCCAAACCTGATTTGTGGGGTGGAATAGATATCGGCCTAAGAAGTGGAAAACCGTATCCCTATTTGGGAAGAGATTACTCAATTCTTGCTCAAAAGAAGGGATTAAGAAAATAGATGGGATGAAGTAGTTATCTGTTTTCACAATCAACCAAGGTACTTTCTGCAGAAAAGATTGATCCTCATCACAAAAGAAAAGCTTATCATGATCACCATAATCATGGGCTAGATGGAGGTAGACAGAAGATGGTATCAACCCATTCAAATTTGCAATTGTATTATTCTTCACCATTTTCCCGTAACATTGAGGGGATTCCTGATTGAAGCTGTTGAAATGATTTTTAAGGGGAAAATCTGGGGGTAGAAACCAGGAAACCTCTGGAAATGGTTCACAGAAGAGATCGGCCACATCAACTCCAGGGTCAACAAGTAGGACGCGGTTTGTGAGGAGGGCATATAGAAATGATGCAGCTAGGGTAAGTATCCTATTCCCTAATCCACTATAGGAAATCCATACTACATAATTACATTCTGAGGACCCAGTGGAATGACCAGACTTCAGTTGCTCCAAGGTTTTGTTATACAATTCAGTATAGGGTCCACATTTTTTATGTAGAGCTTCATATCTTCGTAACCTGGAAGTGAGGTAAGAGGAAGGTTTGTGTGATAGTTCCTTGCGATATTCAGCTGACTGATACCTGCTGATACAAGATCCTTCATCAAATCCAGCAGAAAGTAACCCTCTAAGCAGTTTATCCTTTGGCACCCCAGTGGACTGAACAGCATCATCTTCTGAACCTATGAATTAGAAGAGTACATCATCATGAACAAATCATGCCTCCCAGAGATACAAGTAAAATACAAACAACCATGATCAATGTGGATACAACACCAATTATTGGGCAGCGAGAGTATTATCTGACAGATCAATTTGCAGTAGAGGGGGAAAAAGTAGGATAAAATACTATCAGTATTTACACCTCTAAGTTTGAGGTTGCTTCTAAATCAGCCCATTGACTATGAAAACTTGCAGTTTATACCTTCAAGTATTACAACATTGTCAAAATCAACTAACAAAAGGACAAAATTTTCACCAATTACATTATCTCTCAGGTTTTGGAAATAGCAATGAAAAATAAGAACCATGACAAGCTAAAACAGGAAAGAAGTCATGTTTGTTAGTATGTACCAACAATAGAATGTTGGGGCTTCTAGCCCAAAGCAGAAAAAAAGGAGGGGCATACATATTAAACAAAGGCAACTTCACGCGCATTTAATTATCATAGATCTGAATATCACTTTTTGGCATCTTAAAAGAAAGGCACAAGTAAAATCCTAGATATTTTAAACTGAATTGAATTTAACAAGTCCATTTTCCCCCAAAAGATTTCTTCCAAAAATGTCTTTTCCAAATTGCCTAAAATTCTTTCAACATTGTCAATCTTTAGAGTGTGGATTTTTGCCTCCTTTAATCTAATCTCTGACACAAGTAGACAGATTAAGAAAGGTGGAAACTTTAAAACTAAGAGCACAccaaaaaatgatatcaaaagaaaaacaagtttcATAAATGAAACAAATTCAGTAAATATAAATAGCCTCAAACTACTTTATCTGAGGTATTAGGAAAACTTTATAATGGTATGAGATTTAGGTAAAAGTCATGGCTCTTGATTGATTAAACCTGAAAGTACTAATATAGCCGGCCCCAAGTAGCTATTAAGACATACAGAACTTCTTTGATCTAATGCAGATTAACTTAGTGTTGAACTTGTTCTCAATACCAAATATGTAAATCAAAGTCAACTTCTTTCCGCACTTTCACCTAAAAAAGACATGCTCAAtctttatttttactatttattttgataattcgataacTGGGCATCTGAAGTGTCATTTGAGCAACATGGCTTTTAATCATAGTGAATAAAAAAACTGAGCAGCATTTTTTCACATGTAAGCATCAATGACAAAAACCCAACACCAaaagcacccaaaaaaagaaaaatctaagtacaCACAAACTCAAACTTGAGTCCAACACTTGAAACCTTAAAACCCCAGAAAGCAAAAGTACCTTTTTTGGGACCCACATCAACAAACCTTGCCTCTGCAGCAGCTATCCAAACTTTATCTGAAGGTGGGTCTTTGAGAACTACAGAAACT
The Quercus lobata isolate SW786 chromosome 10, ValleyOak3.0 Primary Assembly, whole genome shotgun sequence DNA segment above includes these coding regions:
- the LOC115964438 gene encoding uncharacterized protein LOC115964438; protein product: MGVIEVIHVALEKLIVGRRKGVLTVVPVEGNPSLQSSGKKMKFAWEPVSFDDEDLEGTIQPHDDALVVTARINDFLVKRVMIDQGSGADVMYPDLFKGLSLKKKDLMKYTSPLVGFDGKVVIPEGQISLPMIMGGKEVSVTFTIVSSFSPYTAILERPWIHSMRAVPSTLHVKIKFPAERGAIVIKGDQQAAKKCLTAVVN
- the LOC115964022 gene encoding galactoside 2-alpha-L-fucosyltransferase-like, whose amino-acid sequence is MKRFKKNQDDENGNGVARPPNSDSHIVVRDPDRKSGSNPMRLVGIVVVCLMIISVLFSVSVVLKDPPSDKVWIAAAEARFVDVGPKKGSEDDAVQSTGVPKDKLLRGLLSAGFDEGSCISRYQSAEYRKELSHKPSSYLTSRLRRYEALHKKCGPYTELYNKTLEQLKSGHSTGSSECNYVVWISYSGLGNRILTLAASFLYALLTNRVLLVDPGVDVADLFCEPFPEVSWFLPPDFPLKNHFNSFNQESPQCYGKMVKNNTIANLNGLIPSSVYLHLAHDYGDHDKLFFCDEDQSFLQKVPWLIVKTDNYFIPSIFLIPSFEQELSNLFPNRDTVFHFLGRYLFHPTNQVWGLITRYYEAYLARAHERIGIQIRVFDVGTGPFQHVLDQILACTIKENLLPEINREQHIISTSKGTQKSKAVLMTSLSSGYSEKIRDIYWEHPTVTGEVVGIFQPSHEEYQQTEKLVHNRKAWAEMYLLSMTDMLVTSSWSTFGYVAQGLGGLKPWILYKPENGTAPDPPCRRAMSMEPCFHAPPFYDCKAKVGVDTGKIVPHVRHCEDMSWGLKLVDHYDEL
- the LOC115964439 gene encoding uncharacterized protein LOC115964439 produces the protein MVCQVEHCSWEVHVDGASSAKGVGVKVVIITSEGILLEHSFRLGFNASNNEVEYEALLVGLRAISRLEAQDVEVYSDSRLIVNQVQGSFEARDPWMKAYLNLVKQVMDDFCMVKVIQVARAQNRHADSLTTLASSIAKDIPRLIRVELIPEPRIKVARNEGTAKVKVTTVATLGSNWMDPIINFLADDRIPDDEKEANKVRRVAAWYWLSGDRKLYRRSLGGPYLSCLHPEKVGQLLAELHEGVCGNYVGDVGNRRFVLVVVDYFTKWAEAEALANIWDVDVKKFVWKNIITRFGVSDSLISDNGLQFDSRGFHEFCSNLGIRNKYSTPAYPQGNGQAEAVNKVIVKGLKRRLEGAKGN